CTGCCGCCACCTTGGCGGGCCTTACGGCTGGAGGCATTGGTATCCATTCGGTCTTGAGCAATGGAGCAAATCCAACAGCCCTTTATGCCGAGAACTTTGAGCCATACCCGCCCGTTCGCGTGGTCCGCTCCAATGGTGAACTCTCCAGCGATTCACTATTCTTTAGGGGCATGATTGCCTACCAGTCGGGCTACTTCAACACCTCAAAGGACGACTTTGAAACTTTAATGAAAGGTGGCAATACCTCTACCACGGTGAGATTCTACCTTGGCGTTAGCTATATGGAGCTCAACGATTTTGGAAAAGCTCGTGAAGCGCTTAACGCTGTTGCTCAAGCCAACTCTCTTTTTAAGGAGCAGTCGATTTGGTATACAGGGCTATGCTTCCTTGGCGAAGGCAATGTGGCCGATGCACGGAAAGCATTGAGTGAGTTGGTAAACTCTGGAACCCCTATATCTGCCAAGGCAGAGCAACTGTTAAAAAAATTACCGGAATAACCCTTTAAATCTGAAATTATGGACGTAGAGTTCCTAACATCCGATCGACCAGCTGTGCGGGAAGAGAGCTGGATGGAGATGCTTAGCTACAAGAGCCTTGACACAATCTATTTTTTTGAATCCGATGAAGAGGATACCTTCATAGTGCTTGCCGATGGAAGCAGGCGAAGGATAAGTGTAAGGCTTGATCAACTTGAGCGGCTTCTTCCTACAGGCTCATTTCTACGCTGCGGGTGGGGTTTCATAGTTAACTTAAACAGAATAAAGGAATTCTGGTCGGTTGATAAATCCATTGTGGTGATGGACAACGGTGAGGTTATTCCCGTACCAAAAACCTATCGTTATCCCCTGCGCGAGCGAATGGCCCGACGCCTTATTGCCTGAAATTTTTTGAGGTTCCCTAAACCTGATATGTGCCGTTGGAGCGCACTTGCCAATAGTTGGGCGGGTGCGCTTCTACTTTTACATTGAATAGTGTGGTGTTAGTTATTTGAATACTTGGAACCCTTTTCTAATGCTTCCCTTTGAGATTGAATCTTATTTTGTTGCTGAACTCTGACAGCCAACAATTTCAGCAGATTATTCGAAGAAGTCTTTTTGTATCCATTCTAAATTACCTAACTGTTTAAAGAAAGCTCGATTTCGCTTGTCACGAAAAGTTCGATTTCGGAATATAGTTATGGTAGCGTTTCAATGAGATAACATTGCCAACCCATTCAAGGGTTTATAAACAAGCCTTGGCTAGAGTTAAACTATGTGTGTGCATACAAGAAATTAGCAATTTGAACTTATCACATCGATTTCCGCCAAAAGACAGACAATTCGGCGCAGTTAAACTAGGAATAAGAAACCTCTCAAAACCCTAACCGATGAGTAAACTAACCTACCTCAATCGCCTAAAGCGAATTGACCATCTGATTAGAATCCGAGCAACGGGCAATACAGTTGCTTTTGCTGAACGATTAAATGTTTCTAGGAGCCAACTCTGTGAAGAGCTGAAGACTTTAAGGGAACTTGGCGCTCCGATCTCCTATAGCAGAATACAGCAAACCTACTTCTACAAATATCCCACCTCCTTTTGCATAGAATTCTTCCCTATTAGAAAAGATGAAAAAGAAGTGGCAAATATTTTTGACGAACGAACCCCTGTCAAGCAAAAAAAGTAGTTCGGTCCGACAATGCTGGACTGAACTATTTTAAACTTGTATTAAGGTTTGTGGCCACAACCTAGGCGGATGCCGAAAAGCCTAGAATAGTTCTAATGAGTAGGCATATAATACACAAAAATCATGAAAAAGATTAAGTTAAACAAGTTGGCAAAACAGAGTTTGAAAACAAAGGAAATGAATGCAGTAAAGGGCGGAACATCTCCTGCTGTAGATCTTACAGATTGTTTGTGCTATTTTATGGGAGGTAATGATGGTGCTCAAATGTATAGTAATGCAGGGTCAAAGGTTGTGCATCCTCAGCCATAATTTGGATATGAGATGAATGGTTATTTAATAATAGCCAAGTTATGGGGTTATATAATTGTATAACCCTATAACACATTCCCGTGTTAATGTTGTTTAGTAGTTCCGCATAGATGTACTTAATCTGGTTTTGCACTCAATCACAATTGCTGTTTTTTACATTGAGGATAGTAAATACTTCTAATTACGAGATTGGTAGTATTCCAGGATCTGTTCTATAGTAATAAAGTTTGTGATCTACTTGTTTTTATTCATACTGGTTGAATTTATACTATAAAAGACATTTATTTATAATTTATATATTATGGAAGCGAGGAGACAAAAAATTGATATTTCTAGCCATATCTATTACGATTTAACTAGAGGCAGTTACCGGAAAAAAAGAGGCAGCACACGAGATTTTATTGAACTTCAGCCTACTGCAGTAAAGGATGCATTGGTAAATACACCCCAGATAACATTCGAGATTACAGATGCATGTAATTTGGAGTGTAGGTATTGTGGCTATGGTGCTTACTACAACTTTTACGATAAGCGAGAATCAAAAATGCTTGAGTTGGGGAAAGCCATCCGATTTTTGAACTTCATGATGGAGTTATGGAATAGTGAACTTAACAATTCATTTGGTCAGAAGGTTTACATAGGTTTCTATGGAGGAGAACCTTTGTTAAATATGTCATTCATTGAGGGGGTTGTTGATTATATTGGGCAGAATAAATGCTCAAATAGGGATTTTGTATTTTCAATGACGACCAATGCGATGCTTCTAGATCGGTATGTAGACTATTTGCAGGCACATGATTTCCACCTTTTAATCAGCTTAGATGGAGGAGAGTTGAACAATTCATATAGGGTAAACAAGAAGGGGCAAGGAGTATTTGAAAGAGTGGTAAAGAATGTTGAAATTTTACGATCAAAATATCCAGCATACTTTAACGATCGAGTGAATTTTAATTCTGTGCTGCATAACCGGAACTCTGTAGCTGAAATTTACAATTATTTTAGAGATAATTACGGAAAGTTGCCAAGCATTGGGGAGTTAAATAATGTTGGAATCAGACCTGATATAGTAGAGGAATTCAATAAGGCTTACCGTAATGCATATGAAAGTCTTCACCAGTCAGAAAACTATGAGGTGATTGAGAAGGAGATGTTCTTAAGGTTGGGAAGCTCTCAATCACGCGCTTTCTTTTTACAGCAGAATAGTGGATATTCTTATAACAATTATTTGGATTTACTCTTTGAGAAAAAAAAGGCAGGGAGGATTCCAACGGGTACTTGTCTCCCTTTTAGCAATAAAGTATTTATTACTGTGAATGGAAAAATCTTGCCCTGCGAGCGCGTTGGGCATCGTTTTGCGTTGGGGTATATTTCTGAGGATGAGGTTACTATTGATTATGAGGCGATTGCTATTAGGTATAATGGGTATTATGCAAAGTTGAAACAACAATGCAGCACTTGTTATAATGTTGATGGATGTGTGCAGTGCATTTTTAACCTAGCAGATATCGAGTCTCAGCCAATCTGTTTTGGCCATATGGATAATAAAAGTTTTTCAGAATATGCAACTCATCATATTGATTATTTGCGCACTAACCCGGAGGAGTATTATAAAATATTGGAAGAACTAATAATTGATTAGATTGATGAAAGATAAAATGGTGAAACTTATTAAGGATTCTTACTGGATTTTTCTAGAACCGACCACGTATTGTAGAAGAGACGAGAGAGGTTGGCTTCTATATAACACGTGTAATGGAAAGTATTACGTTAGTGAATCAAAAGAGGTAACTGGTGTTATTTCTGAAATTTGTGATAGAGGGAGTTTGGGAGTATCCTTAATACAAAGTGATGTTGTGAATCACAGTTTAGAACTCTCTGCGTTTGTTGATGAAATTGAAGAAAAAAAACTTGGCGGGATTCTATGTGTTGAGGATGTGCCAAAAAAGCCAGTTCGGTTTATGCCTGTATTAAACTTGCAGCGCGATATTGATAAACTTAAGTTAATCGATACAAAATCAAAGGGTAGAGAGATAGGAAAATTCTTGTTGGAGTTAAATATATACATAAACAATTCATGCAACCATACCTGCAGCCTATGTGAGGATTATCATAAGCAATATTTAAGTTGCACTGCGGTGACAAATAAACCTGAAGTCAACATTGCTACAGACATGTTGGAACTGACTCTAAATCAAGTTTCAAATGGTAATCTTTCTGCACTCAATATTATAGGAGGGGATTTGTCTTTGCATCCCAATGTAGAGAAAATTGTAGAGCTCTTACAGCCTTTTAAACATATTGTAAGAATCTGGTCAAACTATAAAAATTTCAGCAGCTATTCTGTTTTTGATGGGTTTGCGTATACAATTACCGTTAATTTTCCTGTTGTGGAGTCTTTTCTCCGCTCTACCATTCAAAAGCAAGATGCTGCAGATGTCCAATTTTTATTTCACGTTACGTCAGAAGATGATTATAAAAAAACACTAGATATAGTTAATGATTATCCGGATTTGAACTATTCTGTCTTGCCAGTATATGATGGTATGAATATGGATTTTTTTCAAAGGAGTGTTTTTGTCAGCAGCAATGATATTTTGGAAGAAACTATTTCTCTAAGAGAAATATTTGCTCATCAGAAATTGAATACAAATTTCTTTGGTTCATTGACGGTGCTTCCTAATGGTGATGTCAAAGCTAATATTAATCGAGAAGTGTTAGGAAATGTTCGGGACAAACGTATTGTAGAGTTGATTCATGAAGAGTTGTTAGAGAATACTGCTTGGAGAAGAACTCGTGATGATGAGCCGTGCAATCAGTGTCGTTTTCAATTCTTGTGTCCTTCACCGTCAAATCTAGAGCTGGTAATAGGAAGAGCCAATCTATGTCAAGTGGTAAGTTGAGGTGTCTCCTGTCGACATTTTATCTTATATTTCCTTGTTTAAATTATCGTCTTGCTTTTTGTGATCTGTTTTGTGAGTTGTAACGTTGTGAGATGCATCTCAAAATGTTAATATTTATGTGTCCTGATTTGGCTTTTGGTATTTGTCATAAGGCATATTCTTTATGATACATTTGAGATTCTGTGTTTGAATTATTATGGATATTCAAGAACGGTTCTTCTTTTCTCTAAAATTCTCCTAGCTTAAGGGATTTCTCCTATTCTGGACGGTAATAAACGACTTTTTGTTATATTCGAACATCATAATAAGTAGCATCTTGTAAATGTCCTTCCCCCACTATAACCAACCCGATGCCATGGACTGCGGACCCACCTGCCTTCGCATGGTGGCCCGATACCACGGAAAGCACTACAACATTCAAACCCTGCGCGAGCGGAGCCATATTTCTAGGCTTGGTGTTAGCATGCTTGGCATTTCAAGGGCGGCAGAGAGCATCGGTTTTCGTACGCTGGGGGTAAAGATTCCATTTGAAAAGCTACGCGATGATGCTCCTCTTCCCGCAATTGTCCACTGGAACCAAAACCACTTTGTGGTGGTGTATAAAATTTCGGGGCGAAAGGGAAAGGAGCGTATTCATGTTGCCGATCCTGCTGGTGGGTTGGTTACCTTTAACCGAGAGGAGTTTACCCGCTGCTGGGCCTCCACCGGAAGCAACGAGGAGCCGCAGGGCACCGCGCTGCTGCTGGAGCCAACGCCCGAGTTTTACTCCACCGATGATGAAAAACCCAACCGGAAGAGCTTTGGTTATTTGTTTCGATACCTGAAGCCTTACCACAAGCTGCTGCTGCAACTATTGCTTGGCTTAATACTTGGCAGCTTGCTGCAGCTCATCTTTCCTTTTTTGACCCAGAGCATTGTAGACTACGGTATTGGAAACCGTAATATATCCTTTATCTATTTGGTGCTAATAGCTCAGCTGGTGTTAACCCTTAGCCGTGTTTCGGTGGAGTTTATTCGTGGGTGGATTCTGCTGCATCTTGGCACACGCATCAGCGTTTCACTTATCTCCGACTTTTTGGCCAAGCTCATGCGGCTACCCATGGGCTACTTCGATACCAAAATGACGGGCGACCTTATGCAGCGCATTGGAGATAATAATCGCATCCAAACGTTCCTTACCGGCACCTCGCTTACGGTGCTGTTTTCGCTGGTTAACCTTGTGATATTTGGTGCCGTGTTACTATTCTACAACGTTACTATCTTCTCCGTTTTTCTGATAGGGAGCACCATTTATACCTTATGGGTGTGGCTTTTCCTTAAGAGGAGAGAGGAGTTGGACTATAGGCGATTCGCCCAAATGGCTGCAAACCAGAGCAGCGTAATCCAGCTCATCCAAGGAATGCAGGAGATTAAACTCAACGGCTGCGAGCAGCAGAAACGATGGGAGTGGGAGCGTATTCAGGCAAGGCTTTTTAGGGTAAGCATAAAGGGGTTATCGCTGAGCCAATACCAGCAGAGTGGTGGCGTGCTCATCAACGAAATAAAGAATATTCTCATCACGGTGGTTGCCGCCAAAAGCGTGGTCGATGGCCAAATGACGCTCGGTATGATGCTGGCGGTGCAGTATATAATTGGTCAGCTCAATAGCCCCATCGAGCAGATCATTAGCTTCTTCAACCAAACACAGGATGCCAAAATCAGCCTCGACCGGTTGGGGGAGATTCATCTCCGGAAAAACGAGGAGGATGCAGAGGAGTCGAGGATAGACGATATTCCAACAAATAAGGGGATTGCGGTTAATAATCTTTCGTTTAGGTATGAGGGTCCCGATTCGGAGCTGGTACTCGATAAAATAAACCTGCTTATTCCGGCGGGAAAGCAAACGGCCATCGTGGGTACCTCTGGGAGTGGCAAAACCACGTTGGTAAAGTTGCTACTCGGTTTTTATCCACCTACCGAGGGGGAAATTCTGCTGGGAGAAAACAGGATGGAGGCATTCAGCCTTTCGGAATGGCGAAGCCGTTGTGGCGTGGTTATGCAGGATGGATTTATCTTTTCCGATAGCATCGCCGGAAACATTGCACCTGGAGCCGAATCCATCGATAAGGTGCGCCTGCTTCAGGCAGCACAGGTAGCCAATATTTCAGACTTTATCGACTCGTTGCCACTGGGATATAACACAAAAATTGGGCAGGAGGGACACGGTCTTAGCCAGGGACAGCGGCAGCGGATCCTGATTGCCCGTGCGGTTTACAAAAATCCGCAGCTGGTATTCTTCGACGAGGCTACCAACGCGCTCGATGCCAACAACGAAAAGACCATCATGGAAAATATGCAGGAATTTTTTCAGGGACGAACCGTGGTGGTTGTGGCGCACCGCCTTAGCACAGTGCGTAATGCCGATCAGATTGTGGTGATTGAGCGGGGAAAAATTGTTGAGGTTGGAACCCATAGCGAGCTGACGGCCAATAAGATGGCTTACTATACGCTGGTGAAGAATCAGCTGGAGTTGTGAAAAGTGAAAAGTGAAAAGTGAAAAGTGAAAAGTGAAAAGTGAAAAGTGAAAAGTGAAAAGTGAAAAGTGAAAAGTGAAAAGTGAAAAGTGAAAAGTGAAAAGTGAAAAGAAAACTTAGAGACAGAAGTATTTCGGATCTTCAAATATCAGGTTGCTAAAATTGAGGTGCATGCCCAAAAATATTGATTTGCGTTCCGATGAGATAAACGAGCTGCTTGGCACTCCTCCTCGCTGGATTATTCGGGGAGGGATAGGTGTTATTTTTACAATTATTCTGTTGCTGTTTGTTGGGAGCATATTTTTTCGCTACCCGGAGGTGATTAATGCTCCGGTGGTGATTACTACCGAAAACCCACCTGCAATGGTTTCGGCAAGGGCCACCGGCCGCCTCTCGCTACTCAAGGTTGCCGATGGCGCTAATGTAAATAGGGGTGACACCCTAGCAATAGTTCAAAATCCGGCTGCTGTATCCAGCATTCGGAGGCTGAAAGATATTCTGCAGACGATGTCCTCTTTCTTTGAAAATTACGATGCCCCGCTACTTCCAAGTTTTTCAGAGCCACTACAGCTGGGTGAGGTACAGACCAGCTATGCTGCGCTGGTTCGCGCTGCCGACGACTATCGAATTTTTGTGGAGCAGGGGTTTTACCCAAAAAAGATGGAGGCTCTTGGGCGAGAGCGCAAGGAGTATGGACTATACTACAAAAGGCTCAATGCCCAGCTAAATATTATGAAGATGGATATGCGCATTGCCTCAAAACAGTTTAGGCGCGATTCCACGCTCTTTTCAATGAAGAATATCTCAGCCTCGGATTACGAAAAGGCTGAGCAACTGTTGCTTTCCAAAAAGTATAGCTTGGAGCAAAGTAGGGTGTCGCTCTCCGATGCCTCTATCACCATGGCAAAGCTCGATCAGGATTTGGTTGAGTTGGGTATGGCATTTTCGGAGAAGGAGACCAAGTTGAAGGGGGAGTTGAAGTTGACTTACGAGCAGCTAAAAGCTTCGGTGTCGCAGTGGGAGGAGCAATACCTGCTTTGTGCCACAGTGTCGGGAAGAGTAAGTTTTTTGAAAGTTTGGAGCGAGAACCAGGAGGTTAAGGTGGGTGAGACGGTTTTTGCCATTGTTCCAAAAATTCAGGGGAAGCTAATTGCTCGCATTTCCTTGCCTTCGGCGGGTGCAGGCAAGGTGAAGGTTGGCCAACAGGTAAACATTAGAGTTGACGGTTTTCCCTACATGGAGTTTGGTATGCTCATGGGAACCGTTTCAAGGGTTTCGGTGGCACCCAGTGAAGGAGAGTATTCGCTAGTGGTATCATTGCCACACGGATTGACCACCTCCTATGGGAAAAAGTTGGAGCTAAGGGGTGAGCTGGCGGGCAGTGCCGAAATAACCACCGAAGACCTTAGCTTGCTTCAGCGATTGCTCTATCCGTTAAAGCACCTATTTACTAGCAGGGTTGCTGGAGCCGAAAAGTAAAGATAATCCATATTAGTTTGGGCTTTTTCTATTTTAGGCTAAATTTGCCCAAAGTCCTCCTCCCATGAAGTGCAATTCGTTGCGATTGATCTTGTTGTTGGTAATCCTTGTAATCATTGGACTTGCTACGATATTACCGACTCAGGCTTTTGCCACAAAACATTTTTCCAATTCCCCCGACAGCTTGTCTACAGTATATAATAACCAGGGAGTTGACTATGCTATGGCCGGCGATTATGAAAAAGCTGGTGAGCTCTTTCTTAAATCGCTCCATATGCTACAGAAGAAAGTTAATGCAGATAGTGTAAACCTGGGCATTGGTTTTTTTAATCTCGCCAACCTCAAAATGCTACTTGGTTACTCCGATTCGGCATTAGTTTACTACCAAATGGCGGCTAACTATTATGGAAATCTTCCAAAGAATCGGTCAAACCTTTCTGCGGTTTATATTGGAATGGGGAGCTGCTACTACTCACTAAATGAGTACCGTGAGGCGACCTCGTTTATTAGGCAAGGCATTGCGCTCCTTCGAGAGACGGCTCCGCTTGACTATCATCGGTTGGTGTTGGCAAACTATAAGCTGTGTAACGTACTAACTAAAATGGGGCAGTATGATGAGGCAATAAAGATTAATTCAGCGAATTTGAAAATTGCGAGATTTTATGCTCCATCCATGCGATCAATTATTTCTAACGGTCTTGGCGTTACTTCTTCCCATTTAAAGAGTTTTAAACAAACACTTTACTTCTATAAACAGGCTGAGCAATTTGCGACTGAAAAAGTTGTGGGTGATAATGATGAGTTAGCTAGTATTTATAATAACATTGGTGTTTTATATAAGGAAAATGCCGATTGGATTAATGCTGAGAAGTATCTTCAGAAGGCATTGGAATGCTATAAGGCAGGAGGCAGCAGTAACCCTATTCCAACGGTCCAGGTCCTTGTTAACCTTGCTAGTGTAAAGGATAAACTGGGGTTTCCTGCCGATGCAGTTCGGCTCTATAATTTGGCTAGTGGGTTAAATAAAAAGCCATCCTCCATATCCGATACAAGGGTTAGTAAGGTCAGCATGTTTTTTTCTCCTGCTTTGGCTGCCTCTATTTACGAAGGATTGGGTGACACCTATCTTGAATTGAATAGCGGAAAATTTTCTAATGAGAATACTCGCGCTGCGCTGGCCTCCTATGAGCATGCCATTCGAATAGTGGAGGAGATTCGCCTAGGCTTTTTTGGGGAGGAGGACAAGCTGTCGGTTTCAGCCGACTTTAATGAGGTTTTCAACAAGGCAGTGGCTGCTGCATATCAGCTGGGTGCTGGCAATCATAACCTGGAGCTGGGCTTTCGGCTCGCCTCAAAGGGAAAGGCTGCCGTTTTGTCCGAGTCGTTAAACCGATTAAACAGCCTTTCGGTTTCAGGAGTGCCGGCCAAGCTGCAGAAGGATGAGCGTCAGCTGCGCCAGAGGATAGGCCTTCTTACTGAAATTGTTTATGAGGAGCAGAAAAAGGCAAAACCTGCGGCACAGTATCTCAAAACTGTGGAGAACTCGCTGTTTGAAGCACAGCAGTCGTACCGTTCCTTACTACAGTCAATTAAGGTTAACTATCCAAGTTACTTCTCATTGAAGTTTGATACCACTGCTGTTTCAATTAGCCAAGTACAGGAAAGACTCAACTACCACCAGGTGTATGTGGAATATGTTCTTCAGGACTCTTCTATCTATACCTTTACACTTACCAAGAGTAATGCGGCTTGGAATTTTCAAAAGTTGGATAAAACATTTTTTAGCAACTTAAAGACGTTTCAGCGACAGCTGGTGCCTAGTGACTTTGGCAAGTTGACAAGATTGGACTTAGATTCACTTGCGGCTGCAGGATATGATCTTTACCAAAAATTGCTGCAACCATCTGGTAAGCTAATTGAGGGTAAGGAGTTGATAATAGTTCCGCATAATGAGCTAAATTCAGTTCCGTTTGATGCGCTAATAGTTGAAAAGGTTCTGCACCCCAACGGTTACTACGATCTGCCATATTTAATTACCCGGAATTCAGTTCTGTATGCGATGTCATCTAAGGTTTTTGTTACTGGAGATAACCCATCTGCATCTTTCTTTCCATCTTCCTTGTCGGTAGCCCCCACCTACACTGGCGCCTCTACCACTCGCATGAGCACAAGGGCTGCCTATCGCAATAATCTTGCTGAGCTATATGGGGCAGAAGACGAGGTTAGGGAGGTTAGCCACATTTTTAATGGCGATGTGCTGGCAGGGAAGGATGCCACTGAAAGAAAGTTTAAGGAGATATCAAGCCGATACGATATTCTGCACCTGGCCATGCATACATACGTTGATTCCGAAAATCCTCTATTTTCGAAGCTCATTTTCTTCAACTCGCCCGATACTTCTGAGGATGGATATTTAAATGCCTATGAGGTGTACAATATGCGCTTAAAGGCAAGGTTGGCGATTTTAAGTGCATGCCGAAGTGGTGATGGAAATTTGGTGCGTGGAGAGGGACTAATGAGTATTGCCCGAGGATTTCGTTATGCAGGCTGTCCTTCGCTTGTGGTAACTCAATGGCGGGTTGATGACTATTCTGGTGGAGAGATTGTGAAAGATTTTGCGTTAAATTTAAAGAGTGGTTATTCTAAAAGTGAGGCGTTGCGTGATGCACAACTTTCGTTTTTGGCCTCTGCCGATCCACTTCGCTCGCACCCTTACTTTTGGGCCGGATACCAGGTTGTTGGCGTAGATGCCCCGCTTTTTATACCGTTTGGCTTTCTTGTGATTCCACTTCTTGTCCTAATTATGGCGCTAGCTCAGCTGCTTGTTTCGTGGCGCAGTCGGGGGAACTACTCCTTCAGATAATCGGTGAGGTAATCGTTAATCTCCTTGGCTTTGCTGGCATACTTGCCACCATTAATTTTTATCTTATTGGCAAGAATAAATGCTTCGTTATACTTAGCTTGGTTTATATAGGCAAGGCAAAGATACCATTCATCGGTTTCGGTATAAAGCCCATCGGAGTAGCGCTCAACCGTCGATTTTAGCAGTGCTTCGGCATTGGCGGCCTGGTTGTTTTCCAGGTATGCCGAAACAAGCATTAGCCTCCCAACTTGATCTTCAGGACGAGTTTTCACATAATTCTGCAGGTCTGGAATGGCCTTGTCCAACTTACCATGGCGATAAAAATCCACTATTTTGGCCTGAATATTCTGCATCATCGGTTCATTTCCCCTACTGCTCGTGGTTGGCATCTCGTAGCGCGCGTAGTATTTATCGAACAAGCTAGTGGGGGTGTCGTATACCTTCCATAAAAAGAAGGTAGATATTGCCATCACAACTAGGATGGCTGCAACCTTAACTAGGTTTGAGAGTCCGCCCCGTGCTGCCCGTTTACCCTCTTTGCTTGCTTCAGAAAGTTGCTTGCGGAGATTTACAATGTCTTTCTCGAGGATTGCATCCTTAAGTTCCCTGCAGAGTTGTACCTGCTGCTGGAGCTCTTCGTCGGCGGCCATCTCTTTCTCAAACTCCTGTGCCTCTTTGTTTGTTAACTTTTCCAGAAGATAGTCGTCAATTCTGTTAAAACGGTTCGTTTCCATCTTGGTTGGATATAGTATTGTATTTGGGATCACTCTTTATACTTTTTACGAGATATTCCTTACAGAGATACTTCTTGCGACGAGCAAACTCTTCGGACGATAGTCCCAGCTCATCGGCCATTTGCGAAAAGCTAGTGCCATTAAAGAATGCAGTGAGGGTCTTCTGGCACTCCTCCGATAATTTTTTAAAGTGCTCGTAAAAAAGTTCTTTTCGCTTACTCTCAAGGTATTCCATGTATAGCGGGCTTTCTTCTTCAGCCGCTTCAATCATTGGTAGTGCCTCTTTATCCTTTTGTCTATTCTGAAGTGTCTTTAGCCAAATTAATCGACAGGTTGACATTAAATATGGTAACACAGCGTAGTTGGAGTCGAGTTGACCCTTCTTTGCTTTACGGTAGAAAATTATTATGGCTTCCTGGAAAATATCGTTTGCATCGTCCTCTTGTCCTCCTTGGTGATTAATCATTTTGGCAACATTGGGATAGAATTTGGCATAGAGATATTTTAATGCCTCCTTGTTTTGACCAAGAATGCCGTTAAAGAGATCAATATTTGTGAATTCGGCCAACGTTATTGCTTGTTTGGTTGTTAACAAAACTAAAAAAAATGACCGATTAATGGGTTATAATAGGGAAGCAAAGTTTGGGAAGTGGACATGTTTTTGCTATGTTGCTTACTGGCAGTATAATAAAAAAACTCCAAAGTGTAACTTTGGAGTTCAGTGCGGATGAAGGGACTCGAACCCCCACGCCTTTCGGCACCAGATCCTAAGTCTGACGCGGCTACCAATTACGCCACACCCGCAAATGCGTGGCAAATGTAGATAATTTTTTTATTCCTACAAGTTCCAGTGCCCTTGTGTTGGTTATTTTCTTAACTCAAAATTCTGCCCTAGGTATACTTTCCTTACGGTTGGATCGTCGGCAAGTTCCTTCGATGTACCAGCGCAGAGAATTTTTCCTTCAAAAAGGAGGTAGGCCCTATCGGTTATGGAGAGCGTTTCGTGAACGTTGTGGTCGGTAATTAGAATGCCAATATTCTTTTCTTTTAACTTGGCCACGATTGTCTGAATATCTTCAACTGCAATGGGGTCAACGCCGGCAAAGGGTTCGTCAAGTAAGATAAACTTTGGGTCGATGGCCAAAGCCCTTGCAATTTCTGTTCTTCTTCGCTCTCCACCAGAAAGCTGAATACCGAGACTCTTGCGTATTTTTTGTAGACCAAATTCACCAAGCAGACCTTCAAGCTTATCCCTCTGCTCAGTGGAAGAGAGTTCCGACATTTCCAATACCGCCCTAATATTATCTTCCACGCTCAGTTTCCTAAAAACGGAGGCCTCTTGAGCAAGGTAGCCTATGCCTCGTTGTGCCCTTCTGTAAAC
This window of the Williamwhitmania sp. genome carries:
- a CDS encoding radical SAM peptide maturase — encoded protein: MEARRQKIDISSHIYYDLTRGSYRKKRGSTRDFIELQPTAVKDALVNTPQITFEITDACNLECRYCGYGAYYNFYDKRESKMLELGKAIRFLNFMMELWNSELNNSFGQKVYIGFYGGEPLLNMSFIEGVVDYIGQNKCSNRDFVFSMTTNAMLLDRYVDYLQAHDFHLLISLDGGELNNSYRVNKKGQGVFERVVKNVEILRSKYPAYFNDRVNFNSVLHNRNSVAEIYNYFRDNYGKLPSIGELNNVGIRPDIVEEFNKAYRNAYESLHQSENYEVIEKEMFLRLGSSQSRAFFLQQNSGYSYNNYLDLLFEKKKAGRIPTGTCLPFSNKVFITVNGKILPCERVGHRFALGYISEDEVTIDYEAIAIRYNGYYAKLKQQCSTCYNVDGCVQCIFNLADIESQPICFGHMDNKSFSEYATHHIDYLRTNPEEYYKILEELIID
- a CDS encoding TIGR04149 family rSAM-modified RiPP, with product MKKIKLNKLAKQSLKTKEMNAVKGGTSPAVDLTDCLCYFMGGNDGAQMYSNAGSKVVHPQP
- a CDS encoding LytTR family DNA-binding domain-containing protein produces the protein MDVEFLTSDRPAVREESWMEMLSYKSLDTIYFFESDEEDTFIVLADGSRRRISVRLDQLERLLPTGSFLRCGWGFIVNLNRIKEFWSVDKSIVVMDNGEVIPVPKTYRYPLRERMARRLIA
- a CDS encoding tetratricopeptide repeat protein, yielding MKAPYYTAIRLLEKRIDGSITAEEAGWLNQRMEVDVSLQRELRFRQELEKLSAEAEIDRLRQELVGVWMDTQRLDLTNSELEYRFNRIKKYFYAAATLAGLTAGGIGIHSVLSNGANPTALYAENFEPYPPVRVVRSNGELSSDSLFFRGMIAYQSGYFNTSKDDFETLMKGGNTSTTVRFYLGVSYMELNDFGKAREALNAVAQANSLFKEQSIWYTGLCFLGEGNVADARKALSELVNSGTPISAKAEQLLKKLPE
- a CDS encoding TIGR04150 pseudo-rSAM protein — protein: MKDKMVKLIKDSYWIFLEPTTYCRRDERGWLLYNTCNGKYYVSESKEVTGVISEICDRGSLGVSLIQSDVVNHSLELSAFVDEIEEKKLGGILCVEDVPKKPVRFMPVLNLQRDIDKLKLIDTKSKGREIGKFLLELNIYINNSCNHTCSLCEDYHKQYLSCTAVTNKPEVNIATDMLELTLNQVSNGNLSALNIIGGDLSLHPNVEKIVELLQPFKHIVRIWSNYKNFSSYSVFDGFAYTITVNFPVVESFLRSTIQKQDAADVQFLFHVTSEDDYKKTLDIVNDYPDLNYSVLPVYDGMNMDFFQRSVFVSSNDILEETISLREIFAHQKLNTNFFGSLTVLPNGDVKANINREVLGNVRDKRIVELIHEELLENTAWRRTRDDEPCNQCRFQFLCPSPSNLELVIGRANLCQVVS